In Leifsonia sp. AK011, the genomic stretch GGCCTGCGGGCTCGTCACCTCGTGAACGAGGTGGAGATCGATGTAGATGAGGTCGGGGCTGCCGTTCTCACCCTTGACCACCAAGTGGTCGTCCCACACTTTCTCAGCGAGGGTGCGGGGTCGTGCTGTTTCCGTCATGAATGCTGTCCTTCGTCGGATTCCGAATGCCCAGCCCTTGTCGCCGCCTTGCGCGCGGTCGGACTCCGCGACGAGGGAGGCTAGTGACTAGACCTCGTCGCGGCGGCGAAGAAGAAGTCGAACGAAACGCATTCGTCGAGGTTACCACTGCGGGCCGGGGCAATCGGCGGAACCCACCCGCTGGTTGTGTCAGCTGAACTCGACCTGAATCGTCACATCTCCGAGTTCGAGATCGGCACCCGGAGCGAGCGCTGCGCGAGTACCCGGGGCCACCTCGCTGGGGCTCTCCCCCGGCAGCACGACCCACACACCGTTCGTCGAGTCGAGGTCGTGGACCCAGAGGCCGTCGTCGTCCACCTCGAGTAGTGCGTGGGTCTTCGAGATGGACTTCGACGGATCGGGCACCACGAGCAACTCAGCGTCGGGGAACTCCGCGGTCGAGGAGGGGTTACGACCGAGGAATAGCGCACCCTCCACCACCACGGGAGCCTCGATTCCCGGTACCGTCAATCGCCAAGCCCGCGGGAGAGTTCGGGGCGGAACGATTCGCGTCTCGTCGTTGTCCGCGAGATCGGCCGCCTCGACGGATGCAGCGTCGCCTGGCTCTTCGACTTCGTCGCTAGTCTCGGCCACTGCCGGCACGACCGGTGGAGCTCCGGGAACCACCGGCACGAACACGATCTCGTCGGCCGGGATCCGCTCCGTGCGCTCCGGACGAGGGCGTCGATGCGTGCCGGAGTCGGGATCGATGAGGCCGGGCGGCAGGGAGATGAAGCCGTCGTCATCCGCCATGGCTGCCCCCTTCGCGAGAAATGCTCCGGGGATCGATGCTACTGGAGTGCGTCAGTCGGCGCTGAGGGGAGCCCGGACGGTCTTACTCTCGAGAGACGGCTGGGGATCGAAGTACCCAAGCGCGATGTCATCCGCATCGCATCCGCCCTCTCCGCCGCGCACATCATCGAGTTTCAGAGTGCCGTCGTCATCGATCACGACGAGCGTGATACTCAGTGGTTCGACGCCCTCAGTGGTCGCTTCGGGGTGGTCCTCCGACACATACCACTGGCCCGAAACGGCGCACATCAAAACATCGGCGCCGCCCTCATCGTTTTCGGTAACCGAGATCGGTATCTGAGGGAGAGGACCCGGGTAGACGAGGGGATCGCTGTTGTCCTCGCCGCGATCAGAGATATGCGCCCTGTACACCGCCTCGATACGCTCAGCCGTCGTGGTCTCCGTCAGCTGCGAGATCGTGTAGTCAGCCACATTGTTGGCGAGCACGAATCCCAGGGATGCTGCGAGGGCGACCTCTACGTAAGGATCGTCGTAGAGCCCTCCGGTGGGTTCCGAGGGCTGCCAGTTAATGGTTGGTGTGGCAATCTCCGTGGGCGCACCACCCGACGGGTCGCAGGCCGTGAGCATGAGTACGGCGACAGCCGTCACGCCCGCAACGAGAGCTTTCACGGGCTTTCTCACCACTGGTCCTCATACTTCACGACGCCATCGTACTTGACGACATGATCCGCCCAATTGCCGAGCTTGTCGTCGTACTGCTGGGCCAGTGTGTCAATGATGTTGTCGTCGAAGGCACTGTCCGGTTGTCCGGAATTCGTCCAGGCCTCGAGGGCATCCTGCAGAGCGGCACCGGTGCCATCGCTGTTATACCAATCGAGCAGGTCGCCGCTCGGTGGGTCGATACCGGCGATGTAGCTCGGGTCGACCTCGCTGAAGTACTGGTAGATCGACTGTGCGATTGTCGTTCGAATGGAGTCCTGGAGAGTCCCCTCCCTGTTCTCGTCGAACTGCGCGAGAGCCTGCTCGGTCTGAGATGCCCAGAGATCGGAGACGGCCGTTGACCCCATATCCAGCACAGCGCCGGTAGCCACGCCCTGGGCCCAGCTGAGGACGAACCCTGCCGCTCCCCCCACGGCGTCGCCCAACATCGGAACAGGCACCGCGCCCAGCACAAGCGTGATAGCTGAGACGGCCGCCTCTCGATCCGCGTCACTGCCCTCGGCATTCTCAATCAACTGCCCCTGAGTTGCGGCCTCCACCGCGGCCTGCAGGGCCACCATGCGATCAAGAGCACGGTCGATGTCGGCGGTGTTGCCACTGGACATCGCCATGTTGAGCAACGTCTCCTGGTACGACGAGACTCCGAAGCTGAGAACCGCCGCTCCACTCTCGTGGCTCCCAGACCGAGCAAGGAACACCGCGAGCTCCTTCTCGGTGAGCACTGGCACCCACTCCCCGTTCTCGAGTTGCGTCGCGCCCGAGAGCAGGCCCTGTGGGCCGTTCCCCATGATCGTGTACTCGGTGAGCCCCGCGATGTTGACGACGAATCCTGCCGCCAGAGACGCGCTCGCGGCATCGCTGATGTTCTCGGGCAGGAACAGCTCGCTGGTGATGAGGGCCCGCATGATCCGACCGTCAAGAATCGCGACATCCTCCGGGGTCGCGGCCCCATCACCACCGTTGACTGGACCGCCGGAAGCCTGTTGGCTGCCGAACCAGAGGTCGGCGACACCCTGGAATCCGTCGTGCGTGATGTACCAGGGGATGTCGGCGTTGTTCTGGTCAAGCCAGTACATGTTGTCGTAGCGGTCGTGGTACCAGTAGTCGACGCGGTCGTCACCCGTGCCGCCATCCGTGAGCCACTCGAAGGCTGCATCGGGGTACTGTCCGAGCGTCGAGAAGATCGGCCCAGAGGCATCCGACATGCGGTTTCCGTCGTTGCCGAACTCCTGGAGCCCCAGCCAGAGACCACCGCCAGTCTCGTCCATCAGCCACTGGAAGCCATTCACGCGCTCGAACTCGTCGATCTCGTTTGCTGCGGCGATGGCGAGAGTGAGGCCGAGCGGCGAATCGACGACATCGCTGAACAGGTAGGCGATCGAATCGCCCTTGTCCTGTCCAACGTCGAACATGCTGTCTGCGAACTCGTCGGCCACGGGCTGTGTCCAGTTGCGCGAACCGGTCGACAGGCCGGACCTCGTGAGCACGGCGAGCGCGAGCGCTGCCGCTGCCACGGACGGATCGTTCGCACCCCAGTCACCGATCGCCTCGATGAGGTTGACCGTGTCCTCGCCACCGAGCGCGAGGTAGAAGTCCGACATCACGCTCTCGTTGTTCTCGTACATGCCGAGCATGAGCGCGAGAGCGTCGTAGTCCGCCGGGTCCGCTCCGCCCGCAGCGATCCGCTGGGCGAGTTCGAGAAGCGCCTCTTTGTTCAGACCTCGAGTCAGGTCACCAACGCCAGTGATCCCCACGCTCGCGAGCGCGGCCACGGTGTCCGTCCAGTTGTCGGGCAGTGCAGCTGACAGTGCGCGGATCGCGTCATCGTCGGCTGCCGCTCGTTCCAGAGCCAGACGGTAGATCTCGTCCCGGGCATCCTGCGCCTGGTACTGGGCCATGTAGCGGTTGTTCTGCCAGCGCTCGAAACCCTCGGGGTCCGTGAGCTGGTTGGGCTGCGCCACCGTGTACACATCGAGAGCATCGGCGAGAGCGCCCTTCGCGGTGGCCGCGCGGTTGCTGATGCTCAGCGTCGTCGAGTGATAGGCACTGATCGCACTCTTTCCCTCAAGAATGCGGTCGCGGGACGCGGTCAGATCAGCGGCAAGAGCGGTGTTCGCCTCGCGCCATGCGTCGGCCGCCAGCCCCGTCCACGCTGCGACGCTCGTCGCGATCGCGCCGAGGGCCTCCTGCGCGTCCCAGTAGCTCGTCGAGGCCGTCGTCAGCGCTGAGGTCGCGTTGGTCATGCATCCGAGCTCCACCGACCCCGGGTTGTCATCGGTCCATGGCTCAGCCACGATCAGCCTTCCGTTCCTGCAGCGAGGGCCGCATCCAACTCGTCGGCCTCATCGGCCGCGAGAGACGCGTCGCCCGACAGTCCCTGAATGCGCTCCGACGCGATGCGACCAGTGAGCACGACCCAGAGGTCGAAGTCGGCCGCAGCCCGCGCGACCGCGGGGCTGCCGCATCCGCTCAGATCGACGATGGAGTGTTGAGGCATCGAGCCGACCAGATCGGTGAGGCTCCCTGCTGCCCCGCGAAGCAACTCCCCGGAGATGTTCAGATCACCTGACATGGCTGACGGTCCCTTCTACCTTCTAGTCGAGCGATCCCACTCGGTGGTCGCGAGTTCTACTGGATGGAGGACGCGATTGCCTGGTCGGTCTCCTGGAGGGTCTGCGCGGTCTTGCGCAGGAAGTTGGAGAGCCCCGTGAGACCCTCGATGGTCTGCTTGGCGCCGTTCGAGTAGTTCTCGAAGGCGGCCTGGTACGCGCCGGAGGCCTGTGACGTGACGAAGCCGTCTCCCACGAGCTGGTTGATGAGGGTGTTGAGCTCCTGCATCTTGGTCGTGAGATCGTCGCGGCCCTGCTCGAGGCGGCCTGCGGCGTTGTTGATGCTGTCGTAGCTGACGTTGATGTTGCTCATGGCATTCCCCTTAGGTTTCTCCGCACGGTGTGCACGGCTTCGGTTGTAGTTGTGAATCTAGTTGCCGAGTTTTCCTCTGTCGATGGGGAGCACTCCCCATCGAATTCGACTACCCTTCAGCGAGGGGCAGCTGGACGCGAAGAGCCTTGCCCCGCGCGACGAAGAATCCCCTGCCTGGCGGGAAGTCGGAGCGTGACACTCGCGGGAACGCGGTCCGCAGCACCATGTCGCCCTCCATGGTCTCCGGTTGCAGCAACAGGCCCGTTCTCGCCGCTTTGACCTCCGCGAGGAGTGGCCACGACGAGTTCCACGCGGCGGTCTCTGCTTCGGCGATGAGGAAGTGATTCGACCTCTTGACAGCCTTGATCAGCTCGACGAGAGCGCTGTCCGCGGCGGAGGAGAGGAAATCCCCGATCCCCTCGACGACGATGACGATGCGCGGCTCGTCGGCGGCGTCTGCCACCCGGGCAGACAGGGTGCGCGCGAGTTCGTTGACTTCATCGAGGGTGCGCGCGACCGTGGTCCAGCCCGCCGCCGCCCCCAGCTCGGACCGGGGATTGCCCAGGTAGTACGCCTCAGTGCTGCCCGCACGGCCCGCACTCTCGACCATCCATCTCAGGGCATTCGACCGACCACTGGCAGGCGGGCCGCCAAGGAGGAACACACCGACCGGATCGAAACTGACGGGCCCGAGATCAAGATCCGAGATGCCCAGAACGGGCTTTCCGCCGAACGAAGCGGGCAGGCTCGATGCCGCGAACTCCTTGGGCAGGGAGCCGACCGCCGGCGCGGGCGCACGGCCGGTTCGAGCGATGGCTTCACCGAGCGCGGCCGTGGCCGTGGACTGGTCAACGGTGTTCGGGCTGCCACCGACGATGGCGATCTGGGTTTCGAGGCCGTCGATGACCGCACGGCCGGGAGGTGACGTGCTGTCGAGCACGTCTTTCGGCGCATCGAGGATCGCGTAGCTCGTGTCATCCGCCATGCGAAGCACGACGCGCTTCTGGATCGCTGAGCTCACCGACGTCGAGATGCTCCCTGGCCGGTCGGCAGTGATGGCGACGTGGATGCCGACCTGGCGCCCCTCGGTGAGCAGGTCGAGGAAGACCGCGTACCAGGGGGACGTGGCGCTGGTGGCCTCGAAATCCGTTCTGAAGGCGGGGAAGCCGTCCACGAGCAGGAGGATGCGCGGCTCCTCCGGCTTGCCCGCGAGCGCCCGGTATTCCGTAATCGTCGACGCGTTGACGGCCGCGTAGCGCTCGGACCTGCTCGAGAGCTCGTCGCGGAGGGTGCGCAGCAGACGGATGACTCGCTCGGTGTCATCGGCCGGGATCACCGCACCGACGTGCGGCAGACTCTCGAGCATCCTCAGTCCGTTGCCGGCGAAGTCGAGAGCGTACACATTCACGGGCCCGCCGCGCGGAGTGATGCCGGCCACCGACGCGAGGGTGCGCATGGTGACGGTCTTGCCGGACCCTCCCGTGCCGTAGACAGCCAGATGACCGTCGGTGTCCGGGCGGAACACCACGACATCCTGGCGCTGTTCCTCGGGGATGTCGCTGACGCCGAGAACCAGTTCGGTGTCGGTGCGCTGGCGCAACTTGGTGACGTCGAAGGCAGAGGCGAGCTCGTCGAGCCACGGTCGCCGCGGCAGGGGGATCTTTGCGGCGTTCGCGGCCGCGATAAGGGTCTTGACCAGGCGCGTCTGGTCGGTGGGCCCCTGGTCGGTCGGGGCATCCGTCTTCGTCCCCTCCGATGACTCGAACGCGATCTCGACGCCGAACCGCAGTGCGGCTACCTCGATCGAGGGCGCAACCGGCTCGTCGGTGGTCCAGCCACCCGCATACGCGGACTGGAACGATGTCAGACGCCCCGGACCGGTCTTCGCGATGGCCCTGCCCGGGATGCCGGGGTCGAAGCCTGCCGCGACCTTGTCGCCCACGACATCCATCGAGTCCGACTCATCGGCCATGCGCAGCGCAATGCGCAGGTTGGTGTTGGCACGCAGGTTGTCCTTGATGACACCAGCCGGCCGTTGGGTGGCCATGATGAGGTGGATGCCCAGCGAGCGTCCACGCTGGGCGATGTCCACGACGCCGTCAACGAACTCCGGTACCTCTTTGGCGAGAGCGGCGAACTCGTCAATCACGAGCACGAGTGCTGGCGGCGCTTCGGGGTCGCCGGTCTTCTCGAACTCGATGAGGTCCTTGACCTTCTTACGGTTGAAGAGATGCTCACGGTAGCGAAGCTCGGCCTTGAGCGAGGTGAGCGCTCGGCGCACGAGGTGCGGAGAGAGGTCGGTCACGAGGCCGACGCAGTGCGGGAGGTTCACGCAATCGGCGAACGCCGACCCGCCCTTGTAGTCCACGAAGAGAAAGGTGACGCGGTCGGGGCTCGACTCCGCCGCCATTCCCAGGACCCA encodes the following:
- a CDS encoding FHA domain-containing protein, translated to MADDDGFISLPPGLIDPDSGTHRRPRPERTERIPADEIVFVPVVPGAPPVVPAVAETSDEVEEPGDAASVEAADLADNDETRIVPPRTLPRAWRLTVPGIEAPVVVEGALFLGRNPSSTAEFPDAELLVVPDPSKSISKTHALLEVDDDGLWVHDLDSTNGVWVVLPGESPSEVAPGTRAALAPGADLELGDVTIQVEFS
- a CDS encoding WXG100 family type VII secretion target; the encoded protein is MSNINVSYDSINNAAGRLEQGRDDLTTKMQELNTLINQLVGDGFVTSQASGAYQAAFENYSNGAKQTIEGLTGLSNFLRKTAQTLQETDQAIASSIQ
- a CDS encoding FtsK/SpoIIIE domain-containing protein, with protein sequence MKLKLTLQRPSGPDTDVVITTDAAATVGEVASVLSTIGSQSSPQPATAATLRIVDPVGSAHAVLEPEVALGEAAVGSGATVAVVPPGSTAPAKLDNVAVLTVIEGPDTGASFALPLGTRYLGRDASLSDVTLTDPLVSKRHARLDVFSQAVRFVDLNSANGLEVDGGLVTRVDLDNGATVRVGDTVLRADIAPTEAPSVLVNDGPVAFNRSPRVDARYPGEKFVAPLLPSEEDKAPFPWLVLAAPLILGPVMFMVTGQLTSLIFIAMSPLLVAGNFLAQRATKKRKKKLDGEKFDTRFDDLSETLARERDRERTVRQAETPSTREVYDDAMRLGPLLWTRRPEHWQFLSLNLGRGILPSRNSVTISGEESALPEYLVRLRELVESYEEIDEVPVVENLYFAGALGVVGRQDVAADLARGLIVQATGLHSPAELVIASIVSPAWTPEFEWLKWLPHTGSVQSPITGTHLANSSATGAALLSALEEIVASRTARAKSEKRGAASLKTSAIVAGASAGEKGAATEPPPTPTPAILVIISDDAPVDKARLVQMAEAAADVGIFPLWVSSKVENLPAVARTFVTTEGPESTEVGFVRLGSQRVSVVADHVTRAEALAFGRRLAPVFDAGAVLVDSSDLPRTVSMLSLVGSDLADDPQVAVERWTQNDSIHVRSGIPAPRRAGRLRAIVGQSGVDAMHLDLRSQGPHALVGGTTGAGKSEFLQAWVLGMAAESSPDRVTFLFVDYKGGSAFADCVNLPHCVGLVTDLSPHLVRRALTSLKAELRYREHLFNRKKVKDLIEFEKTGDPEAPPALVLVIDEFAALAKEVPEFVDGVVDIAQRGRSLGIHLIMATQRPAGVIKDNLRANTNLRIALRMADESDSMDVVGDKVAAGFDPGIPGRAIAKTGPGRLTSFQSAYAGGWTTDEPVAPSIEVAALRFGVEIAFESSEGTKTDAPTDQGPTDQTRLVKTLIAAANAAKIPLPRRPWLDELASAFDVTKLRQRTDTELVLGVSDIPEEQRQDVVVFRPDTDGHLAVYGTGGSGKTVTMRTLASVAGITPRGGPVNVYALDFAGNGLRMLESLPHVGAVIPADDTERVIRLLRTLRDELSSRSERYAAVNASTITEYRALAGKPEEPRILLLVDGFPAFRTDFEATSATSPWYAVFLDLLTEGRQVGIHVAITADRPGSISTSVSSAIQKRVVLRMADDTSYAILDAPKDVLDSTSPPGRAVIDGLETQIAIVGGSPNTVDQSTATAALGEAIARTGRAPAPAVGSLPKEFAASSLPASFGGKPVLGISDLDLGPVSFDPVGVFLLGGPPASGRSNALRWMVESAGRAGSTEAYYLGNPRSELGAAAGWTTVARTLDEVNELARTLSARVADAADEPRIVIVVEGIGDFLSSAADSALVELIKAVKRSNHFLIAEAETAAWNSSWPLLAEVKAARTGLLLQPETMEGDMVLRTAFPRVSRSDFPPGRGFFVARGKALRVQLPLAEG